One Pomacea canaliculata isolate SZHN2017 linkage group LG9, ASM307304v1, whole genome shotgun sequence DNA segment encodes these proteins:
- the LOC112572293 gene encoding fibrillin-2-like gives MALLQLFLFLLALNIHAEAAVDIGGTCDANIACTDTTNVACDGGTCKIKAGKSCASHTDKCVTNSTCPTTGTKECTCNDGYEATKSPGSCTVMDNRIGGSCSPDSCGANAECSAPTDGKCRCKEGFTGSDGDAACSTTDRSGGAAHSVPTWFLAFIMFIIVCIF, from the exons ATGGCACTTCTTCAGCTGTTCTTATTCTTGTTGGCTCTAAACATTCATGCAGAAG CGGCGGTTGACATCGGTGGTACCTGTGATGCAAATATTGCGTGTACGGACACTACTAATGTAGCATGTGACGGAGGAACTTGTA AGATCAAAGCTGGAAAAAGCTGTGCGTCCCACACCGACAAATGTGTGACAAACTCGACCTGCCCGACTACGGGTACAAAAGAGTGCACGTGTAATGATGGGTATGAAGCCACTAAGTCGCCCGGATCGTGTA CTGTGATGGATAACAGGATAGGTGGAAGCTGCTCTCCAGACTCATGTGGAGCCAACGCTGAGTGCTCAGCACCTACCGATGGCAAATGTAGATGTAAAGAAGGATTCACTGGCAGTGATGGCGATGCTGCTTGCA GTACAACAGATCGAAGTGGAGGTGCTGCCCATTCTGTTCCCACTTGGTTTCTTGCGTTCATCATGTTTATAATAGTCtgcatcttttaa
- the LOC112572811 gene encoding cell wall protein DAN4-like isoform X1: MQLDTQKVGLNINMDVLTFKFFFFLLYLTVTEACSTSTDGLSSTTDSTTLCISETTSTTTSTTESTTVASSATETSTTDATTSVTSTTDMTTIASSTSSTTIDKSPTSSVSQTSPTVGTATTMSSKSPSSASSTQSSPTVGSTTTSLNTNTTMTVTTPNTSAVATSSTLRSSTLSNSATSPTATSTAAPTSSVSQTSPTVGTATTTSSKSPSSASSTQSSPTVGSTTTSLNLNTTMTETQNSTSQDSSSEKQTGHLPLTCFMLLFLKCFI, encoded by the exons ATGCAGCTGGACACGCAGAAGGTTGGACTCAATATCAACATGGATGTCCTGACTTTTaagttcttcttcttcctgttgtACTTGACAG TGACAGAAGCATGCAGCACTTCAACTGATGGGTTATCCAGTACAACAGACTCAACCACTCTGTGTATATCAGAGACAACTTCGACAACGACCTCTACTACAGAATCGACCACAGTAGCAAGTTCAGCTACCGAAACGTCAACAACCGATGCGACAACAAGTGTTACGTCAACAACCGACATGACAACTATTGCTTCGTCAACATCTTCGACAACAATTGATAAGTCACCTACATCATCAGTCAGTCAAACGTCACCCACAGTAGGGACTGCGACTACAATGTCTAGTAAGAGTCCATCCTCCGCTTCCTCTACACAGTCGTCTCCTACAGTAGGCTCAACTACCACGTCTCTGAACACGAACACTACGATGACAG TAACAACACCAAATACATCAGCGGTCGCAACCTCTTCCACTCTTAGAAGTTCAACATTGTCGAACTCAGCTACATCTCCGACAGCTACATCTACTGCAGCACCTACATCATCAGTCAGTCAAACGTCACCCACAGTAGGGACTGCGACTACAACGTCTAGTAAGAGTCCATCCTCCGCTTCCTCTACACAGTCATCTCCTACAGTAGGCTCAACTACCACGTCTCTGAACCTGAACACTACGATGACAG aaacACAGAACAGCACTTCACAAGACAGCTCGTCCGAAAAACAAACTGGACACCTGCCTCTCACTTGCTTCATGCTGCTGTTTCTAAAATGCTTCATCTGA
- the LOC112572811 gene encoding cell wall protein DAN4-like isoform X2 yields the protein MLLHVNTECRQRMTLTGLRCVVGFLLLCPVTEACSTSTDGLSSTTDSTTLCISETTSTTTSTTESTTVASSATETSTTDATTSVTSTTDMTTIASSTSSTTIDKSPTSSVSQTSPTVGTATTMSSKSPSSASSTQSSPTVGSTTTSLNTNTTMTVTTPNTSAVATSSTLRSSTLSNSATSPTATSTAAPTSSVSQTSPTVGTATTTSSKSPSSASSTQSSPTVGSTTTSLNLNTTMTETQNSTSQDSSSEKQTGHLPLTCFMLLFLKCFI from the exons ATGCTGCTTCATGTTAACACTGAATGCCGACAAAGAATGACACTAACAGGTTTGCGCTGTGTTGTTGGATTTCTGCTGCTTTGTCCAG TGACAGAAGCATGCAGCACTTCAACTGATGGGTTATCCAGTACAACAGACTCAACCACTCTGTGTATATCAGAGACAACTTCGACAACGACCTCTACTACAGAATCGACCACAGTAGCAAGTTCAGCTACCGAAACGTCAACAACCGATGCGACAACAAGTGTTACGTCAACAACCGACATGACAACTATTGCTTCGTCAACATCTTCGACAACAATTGATAAGTCACCTACATCATCAGTCAGTCAAACGTCACCCACAGTAGGGACTGCGACTACAATGTCTAGTAAGAGTCCATCCTCCGCTTCCTCTACACAGTCGTCTCCTACAGTAGGCTCAACTACCACGTCTCTGAACACGAACACTACGATGACAG TAACAACACCAAATACATCAGCGGTCGCAACCTCTTCCACTCTTAGAAGTTCAACATTGTCGAACTCAGCTACATCTCCGACAGCTACATCTACTGCAGCACCTACATCATCAGTCAGTCAAACGTCACCCACAGTAGGGACTGCGACTACAACGTCTAGTAAGAGTCCATCCTCCGCTTCCTCTACACAGTCATCTCCTACAGTAGGCTCAACTACCACGTCTCTGAACCTGAACACTACGATGACAG aaacACAGAACAGCACTTCACAAGACAGCTCGTCCGAAAAACAAACTGGACACCTGCCTCTCACTTGCTTCATGCTGCTGTTTCTAAAATGCTTCATCTGA
- the LOC112572048 gene encoding proline-rich extensin-like protein EPR1 → MLSYQRQKLKAHLSLTCHQLSKHRTEPPTTYHTLSLPPDQKPPTTYHTLSLPPDQKPPTTYHTPSLPLDQKPPTTYHTPSLPPDQKPPTTYHTPSLPLDQKPPTTYHTLSLPPDQKPPTTQTPSLPPDQKPPTTQTPSLPPDQKPPTTQTPSLPPDQKPPTTQTPSLPPDQKPPTTQTPSLPPDQKPPTTNQTPSLPPDQKPIQKVEVQVEVEVLELSPILFLHLRQLL, encoded by the exons ATGCTGTCATATCAGAGACAGAAA TTAAAAGCTCATCTATCTCTGACATGCCATCAGTTATCAAAACATCGGACAGAGCCGCCCACAAC ATATCACACACTTTCACTTCCGCCGGACCAAAAACCACCCACAACATATCACACACTTTCACTTCCGCCGGACCAAAAACCACCCACAACATATCACACACCTTCACTTCCGCTGGACCAAAAACCACCCACAACATATCACACACCTTCACTTCCGCCGGACCAAAAACCACCCACAACATATCACACACCTTCACTTCCGCTGGACCAAAAACCACCCACAACATATCACACACTTTCACTTCCGCCGGACCAGAAGCCACCAACAACACAGACACCTTCACTTCCGCCGGACCAGAAGCCACCAACAACACAGACACCTTCACTTCCGCCGGACCAGAAGCCACCAACAACACAGACACCTTCACTTCCGCCGGACCAGAAGCCACCAACAACACAGACACCTTCACTTCCGCCGGACCAGAAGCCACCAACAACACAGACACCTTCACTTCCGCCGGACCAGAAGCCACCAACAACAAATCAGACACCGTCACTTCCGCCGGACCAAAAGCCGATACAAAAG GTGGAGGTgcaggtggaggtggaggtgctGGAGTTGTCTCCAATCCTCTTCTTACATTTACGACAGTTGTTGTAG